A genomic stretch from Campylobacter lari subsp. concheus includes:
- a CDS encoding DUF4006 family protein, giving the protein MENSNRCVFSLSGVSGMLIATVLLLSILAGLTVWGLKTQQDVMQKPYKIENTEQIKMFDSKREEHIIIKE; this is encoded by the coding sequence ATGGAAAATTCAAATAGATGTGTATTTTCACTTTCGGGTGTTAGTGGAATGTTAATAGCAACTGTTTTATTGCTATCGATTCTAGCTGGACTTACTGTTTGGGGTCTTAAAACACAACAAGATGTTATGCAAAAACCTTACAAAATAGAAAATACAGAGCAAATTAAAATGTTTGACTCCAAAAGAGAAGAACATATCATCATAAAGGAATGA
- a CDS encoding FixH family protein, which produces MQNQKTFWPYGILISLGLIVVACIVTIFIASKAPVYEDNFYFDSYQNVELNYNEIQNRQKTFDENFKLSIKDKESFMHKKNQVYYINEGQNELRIAIENLKDYDLNELQIQTLLSRPHTNINDENLQARLEGSDLVFDFNIKEKGVWQILLKITQDENSVGFFKFFLQTK; this is translated from the coding sequence ATGCAAAATCAAAAAACATTTTGGCCTTATGGCATTTTGATTTCTTTAGGGCTTATTGTTGTAGCTTGTATTGTAACGATTTTTATCGCAAGCAAAGCACCTGTATATGAAGATAATTTTTATTTTGATTCTTATCAAAATGTAGAGTTAAATTATAATGAAATTCAAAATAGACAAAAGACTTTTGATGAAAATTTTAAATTAAGCATTAAAGATAAAGAAAGCTTTATGCATAAGAAAAATCAAGTTTATTATATTAATGAAGGGCAAAATGAACTTAGGATTGCAATTGAAAATTTAAAAGATTATGACTTAAATGAACTTCAAATTCAAACCTTACTTTCGCGTCCACATACAAATATAAATGATGAGAATTTACAAGCAAGATTAGAAGGAAGTGATTTGGTGTTTGATTTTAATATCAAAGAAAAAGGCGTATGGCAAATACTTTTAAAAATCACTCAAGATGAAAATAGCGTAGGATTTTTTAAATTCTTTTTACAGACTAAATAA
- a CDS encoding WG repeat-containing protein yields the protein MAAVKLNGKWGFIDTNGKIAIEPKFDFALSFNEGLARVKLNGKWGFIDTSGKIAIEPKFDDVKLGFIEGLAEVLLNGKWVYIDKKGNIVPKD from the coding sequence ATGGCAGCTGTTAAACTGAATGGTAAATGGGGTTTTATTGATACAAATGGAAAAATTGCAATAGAACCTAAATTTGATTTTGCTTTGAGTTTTAATGAAGGTTTGGCTCGTGTTAAACTGAATGGTAAATGGGGTTTTATTGATACAAGTGGAAAAATTGCAATAGAACCTAAATTTGATGATGTAAAGTTGGGCTTTATTGAAGGATTAGCGGAAGTTTTACTAAACGGAAAATGGGTATATATTGACAAAAAAGGCAATATTGTACCTAAAGATTAA
- a CDS encoding WG repeat-containing protein: MNPEIIKLGDFKEGLIIIRMGNNYGFMNENDEIVIEPIYEEVLEFSENLAGFKLNGRWGFIDKNGNRLVEAKYDVVSNFNRGLSRVVLNNKCGLINTNDKVVAKLIYDWIDDFSEGFAIIILNEKYGFIDENGNQLVDPKFDYASSFNNGLAEVKLNGEYGLLDRNGNFDSRT; the protein is encoded by the coding sequence ATGAACCCTGAAATTATTAAGCTAGGTGATTTTAAGGAAGGTTTGATAATAATTAGAATGGGAAATAATTATGGTTTTATGAATGAAAATGATGAGATTGTAATAGAACCTATATATGAAGAAGTTTTAGAATTTAGTGAAAATCTTGCTGGTTTTAAACTAAATGGAAGATGGGGTTTTATAGATAAAAACGGAAATCGATTAGTAGAAGCAAAATATGATGTAGTCAGCAATTTTAATCGAGGTTTATCAAGAGTTGTATTAAATAACAAATGTGGTTTAATAAACACTAATGATAAAGTTGTTGCAAAATTAATCTATGATTGGATTGATGACTTTAGTGAGGGGTTTGCAATAATCATACTAAATGAAAAGTATGGCTTTATAGATGAAAATGGAAATCAATTAGTAGACCCTAAATTTGATTATGCTTCTAGTTTCAACAATGGTTTAGCTGAAGTTAAACTAAATGGAGAATATGGGCTTTTAGATAGAAATGGAAATTTTGATAGTAGAACCTAA
- the ccoP gene encoding cytochrome-c oxidase, cbb3-type subunit III — protein sequence MQWLNLQDNVNLLSFIGAILIILITLVVVGKLFKSMKEEKSQGELSEHSWDGIGEFKNPIPLGWAVVFFLAIVWCIWYFLWGYPLNSYSQIGEYNKEVQAHNEKFAQKFANLSAQDKQEMGKNIFLVQCSSCHGITGDGINGKAQNLNIWGSEEGLIEVITKGSKGMNYPMGEMLSAADNGIDEADIPAIAAYVASEISAIKKTENPQLVAKGKELFATCTVCHGEDGKGTIDGQLVAPDLTKYGSAEFVVDVLNRGKAGSIGVMPHFNNGLLNELQKEAVGEYAISLSRGE from the coding sequence ATGCAATGGTTGAATTTACAAGATAATGTTAATTTATTATCTTTTATTGGAGCAATTCTTATCATACTAATTACGCTTGTTGTGGTAGGAAAATTGTTTAAAAGTATGAAAGAAGAAAAGAGCCAAGGTGAGCTAAGCGAGCATAGTTGGGATGGTATAGGTGAGTTTAAAAATCCTATACCACTTGGTTGGGCTGTAGTGTTTTTCTTAGCTATAGTATGGTGTATATGGTATTTTCTTTGGGGATATCCTTTAAATAGTTATTCTCAAATTGGTGAGTATAATAAAGAAGTACAAGCACATAATGAAAAATTTGCACAAAAATTTGCAAATTTAAGTGCACAAGATAAACAAGAAATGGGTAAGAATATTTTTCTAGTTCAATGTTCTTCTTGTCATGGTATTACAGGTGATGGTATTAATGGAAAAGCACAAAATCTTAACATTTGGGGTTCAGAAGAAGGACTTATAGAAGTAATTACTAAAGGTTCTAAGGGCATGAATTATCCTATGGGTGAAATGTTAAGTGCAGCTGATAATGGCATAGATGAGGCTGATATCCCTGCAATTGCTGCTTATGTTGCTTCTGAAATTTCAGCAATTAAAAAAACTGAAAATCCGCAACTTGTAGCAAAAGGAAAAGAACTTTTTGCAACTTGTACAGTGTGCCATGGTGAAGATGGAAAAGGAACTATTGATGGGCAATTAGTAGCTCCGGATTTGACAAAATATGGTAGTGCTGAGTTTGTAGTAGATGTTTTAAATCGTGGTAAAGCAGGTAGCATAGGTGTAATGCCTCATTTTAATAATGGTTTATTAAATGAGCTTCAAAAAGAAGCAGTTGGCGAATATGCAATTTCTCTTTCAAGGGGTGAATAA
- a CDS encoding RecB-like helicase — translation MSCNFEPFLALEASAGSGKTFALSVRFVALVLMGAKINEILALTFTNKTTSEMKERIFKTFLEFDVIENGENKAECNELMRMLGKSKEELVDLRQKRKNEFLRSKLNIYTFDSFFSQIIRSFALNLGFMSDFEIIESQDSYKNFIAKLNEEELKSLAYYIIQTKSKSDFLQNLENLYIKHCDVKPNPKAYLPSKAALEKNIDEFIAYAKNLSTNKNYLSNFNFERMEDFFAKPIISNLDKNYFTKVIDNEFLQKRAELIQNAKEYFNQMENYRISMLAKLLAHFKKARNESNTKQNALTFSDIALKTYELISDEANKDLIYFRLDGYISHLLIDEFQDTNVLQYQILKPIIAELVSGEGVKKNRSFFYVGDKKQSIYGFRGGKKELFDKLLKDFPQIKLEHLDTNYRSKKIIVDYVNDTFKDKFFDSFLNPSFTLQKSVKEGGYVEILQNHIPSKDSSVYEASAKEALKIIHRLLEKGIKLDDICILVWVNKDATLIQEFLEENGVKAYTQSNVPLLDCISVRVLFEYAKACVLKDEFSLYFVNDILKKELSYLELDLNRSVGEILKYLIDYLKLDLSDVNLIAYLEHASTFDNFFDFLYSPCKLSSLQAQNDGVSIMTVHKSKGLEFENLIVLDRLSKKVPDTDTLMFEYDLEQGWEIKYRHSAREYLEDDNYNAFLDKRKKLQTEDEINCLYVALTRAKNSLFVIKNDENYKGFKGYFKDYEEKQIGILEEQLSKTNEPLENLEQIESFEEFQNVNLQEVKVKNYFASEQIHFGLALHEFLQYFDFNTKSNFEFCKQMVYKKYRFCLDDEGFNELFKRLTMLLKDESFNALLVGKKLLKEQIITYKGEQKQLDMLAFDDNEAIIIDYKTGLNLNEHKKQVLLYKEAIEKILAKTSTKAFLVYVLKDKVEIVEV, via the coding sequence TTGAGTTGTAATTTTGAACCTTTTTTGGCCTTAGAAGCTAGTGCAGGAAGTGGAAAAACTTTTGCATTAAGCGTGCGTTTTGTAGCTTTGGTGTTAATGGGAGCTAAGATTAATGAAATTTTAGCTCTTACTTTTACCAATAAAACCACGAGCGAGATGAAAGAAAGGATTTTTAAAACCTTTTTAGAATTTGATGTGATTGAAAACGGAGAAAATAAAGCAGAATGTAATGAGCTTATGAGAATGCTAGGTAAAAGTAAAGAAGAGCTTGTAGATTTAAGACAAAAGCGTAAAAACGAATTTTTAAGATCTAAGCTTAATATCTATACCTTTGATAGTTTTTTTTCACAAATTATTCGTTCTTTTGCTTTAAATTTAGGTTTTATGAGTGATTTTGAGATCATAGAAAGTCAAGATAGCTATAAAAATTTCATCGCTAAATTAAACGAAGAAGAGCTGAAAAGTCTAGCGTATTACATCATCCAAACAAAAAGCAAAAGCGACTTTTTGCAAAACCTTGAAAATTTATATATAAAGCATTGTGACGTTAAGCCAAATCCAAAAGCTTACCTTCCAAGCAAGGCTGCCTTAGAAAAAAATATTGATGAGTTTATAGCTTATGCAAAAAATTTAAGCACAAATAAAAATTATCTTTCAAATTTTAATTTTGAAAGAATGGAAGATTTTTTCGCTAAGCCTATTATTAGTAATTTAGATAAAAATTATTTTACCAAAGTCATTGATAATGAATTTTTACAAAAAAGAGCAGAGCTTATACAAAATGCAAAAGAATATTTTAATCAAATGGAAAATTACCGCATAAGTATGCTTGCAAAGCTTTTGGCGCATTTTAAAAAAGCAAGAAATGAAAGCAATACCAAGCAAAATGCATTAACTTTTTCAGATATAGCCTTAAAAACTTATGAATTAATTAGTGATGAGGCTAATAAAGATTTGATTTATTTTAGACTTGATGGTTATATTTCTCATTTATTAATCGATGAATTTCAAGATACTAATGTCTTGCAATATCAAATTTTAAAGCCTATTATCGCCGAACTTGTTTCAGGTGAGGGTGTGAAAAAAAACAGAAGTTTTTTTTATGTAGGCGATAAAAAACAGAGTATATATGGTTTTAGAGGGGGTAAAAAAGAACTTTTTGATAAGCTTTTAAAAGACTTTCCACAAATTAAACTAGAGCATTTAGATACTAATTATCGTAGTAAAAAGATCATTGTTGATTATGTTAATGATACTTTTAAAGATAAATTCTTTGATAGCTTTTTAAATCCTAGCTTTACTTTGCAAAAAAGCGTTAAAGAAGGCGGGTATGTAGAAATTTTACAAAATCATATTCCTAGTAAAGATAGTTCTGTTTATGAAGCAAGTGCTAAAGAAGCTTTAAAAATCATCCATAGACTTTTAGAAAAAGGCATTAAGCTTGATGATATTTGCATTTTAGTATGGGTTAATAAAGACGCTACTTTGATCCAAGAATTTCTTGAAGAAAATGGCGTTAAAGCTTATACGCAAAGTAATGTTCCTTTATTAGATTGTATTAGCGTAAGAGTGCTTTTTGAGTATGCAAAGGCTTGTGTGCTTAAAGATGAGTTTAGTTTGTATTTTGTAAATGATATTTTAAAAAAAGAACTTAGCTATCTTGAGCTTGATCTAAACCGCAGTGTAGGTGAAATTTTAAAATACTTGATTGATTATTTAAAGCTTGATCTAAGCGATGTTAATCTTATCGCCTATTTAGAGCATGCAAGTACTTTTGATAATTTTTTTGATTTTTTATATAGTCCTTGTAAATTAAGTTCTTTGCAAGCACAAAATGATGGAGTTAGTATTATGACCGTACATAAGTCTAAGGGGCTTGAATTTGAAAATTTAATCGTGCTTGATAGACTTAGCAAAAAAGTTCCAGATACCGATACTTTAATGTTTGAGTATGATTTAGAGCAAGGTTGGGAAATAAAATACAGACATAGTGCTAGAGAATACCTTGAAGATGATAACTATAATGCCTTTTTAGACAAACGCAAAAAACTTCAAACAGAAGATGAGATAAATTGTCTATATGTAGCACTTACTAGAGCTAAAAATTCTCTTTTTGTTATAAAAAATGATGAAAATTATAAGGGTTTTAAAGGATATTTTAAAGATTATGAAGAAAAGCAAATAGGCATTTTAGAAGAACAACTTTCAAAAACAAATGAGCCTTTGGAAAATTTGGAGCAAATAGAAAGCTTTGAAGAGTTTCAAAATGTAAATTTGCAAGAAGTTAAAGTCAAAAACTATTTTGCAAGTGAGCAAATACATTTTGGCTTAGCTTTACATGAGTTTTTACAATATTTTGATTTTAACACTAAAAGCAATTTTGAATTTTGCAAGCAAATGGTGTATAAAAAATATCGTTTTTGCTTAGATGATGAGGGTTTTAATGAGCTTTTTAAAAGACTTACTATGCTTTTAAAAGATGAGAGCTTTAACGCGCTTTTAGTGGGTAAAAAGCTACTAAAAGAGCAAATCATCACTTATAAAGGCGAGCAAAAACAGCTTGATATGCTTGCATTTGATGATAATGAAGCTATCATTATAGACTATAAAACAGGTTTAAATTTAAACGAGCATAAAAAGCAAGTTTTGCTTTATAAAGAAGCCATAGAAAAAATCTTAGCCAAGACTTCCACTAAGGCTTTTTTGGTGTATGTTTTAAAGGATAAAGTGGAGATAGTGGAGGTTTAA
- a CDS encoding PD-(D/E)XK nuclease family protein, translating to MKLFVFSSLRALRKYYEKKLQIDTLVDPAMSIAEFMQKLVFSPHFQATHYECLLLMKKACEQTKNLEQSLKIPSNFFAFLKNNAYLFSFFKELSLEKKDISALKHYDAYAQYDEHLQILEELFKNYLTLLNEQNLYDDISLALDYEINNDFLKNYDEIIFDFQGFLNAFEVELLLKIKEILPLKVQFNCTKFNKDFLSSISFLQGFSLKENHAYLYDVNQAQILQECLFVQENKITYKSFNLRSLQAAFVFEKINSFLKAGISAKDIAVITPDENFVDILRLYDKNNVLNYANGESIKHTLFYHRLKTLYESAKDDEFEYELSEDFFNRQKLNKHLCNLHFYPSGIDFIEFKKLFDENISFDFFENFIYNLLEDINNQELQDYIYQELTFIKELIKTHTLSFKQILELFFMQIDNKKLSSVGGGEVTVMGLLESRGLSFDGVIIVDFNDEFIPKRVSSELFLNNEIRKKAGLITHAQRENLQRHYYYTLITKAKLVGISYVENEEKIKSRFLSELEFSLIEDRTYSDNAYIKYFQTHKCDFNLEPITHIMAKHDYFSKELTFTRFHLLINYGLDYYYKYVLGLKEPKELEDTLRANELGSFIHKALEKYYKQNKKAKYFDYEKFMDIVKNLKDYKIDALNLALMQAMFKEFQVLENEHFEQGFMVRDCEFSQKKDFIAENGVKITIFGRLDRLDENEDEKLVIDYKTGKIDEKTYQLAFYKFLLEDTYPLENINACFYDLKNMKIIYENTESEKVQELKDMLNELAKDPLEKEFTNQRNDNTYSPYTMLYKKEFKL from the coding sequence ATGAAGCTTTTTGTTTTTAGCTCACTAAGAGCTTTAAGAAAATATTATGAGAAAAAACTACAAATAGATACTTTGGTAGATCCGGCTATGAGTATAGCTGAATTTATGCAAAAATTAGTTTTTTCTCCACATTTTCAAGCAACTCATTATGAGTGTTTGCTTTTGATGAAAAAGGCTTGTGAACAAACTAAAAATTTAGAACAAAGTTTAAAAATACCGAGTAATTTTTTTGCATTTTTAAAAAACAATGCTTATTTATTTAGTTTTTTTAAAGAACTTAGTTTGGAGAAAAAGGATATTAGTGCTTTAAAACATTATGACGCTTATGCTCAGTATGATGAGCATTTACAAATTTTAGAAGAGCTTTTTAAAAATTATCTTACCCTATTAAATGAACAAAATTTATATGATGATATTTCTTTAGCGTTAGATTATGAAATTAATAATGATTTTTTAAAAAATTATGATGAAATTATTTTTGATTTTCAAGGTTTTTTAAATGCTTTTGAAGTAGAGCTTTTGTTAAAAATTAAGGAAATACTTCCTCTTAAAGTGCAATTTAATTGTACTAAATTTAATAAAGATTTTTTAAGTTCTATTAGCTTTTTACAAGGGTTTTCTCTTAAGGAAAATCATGCGTATTTATATGATGTAAACCAAGCACAAATATTACAAGAGTGTCTTTTTGTGCAAGAAAATAAAATCACTTATAAAAGTTTTAATTTACGGTCTTTGCAAGCTGCTTTTGTTTTTGAAAAAATTAACAGCTTTTTAAAAGCTGGTATTAGTGCAAAAGATATTGCAGTGATTACCCCTGATGAGAATTTTGTAGATATTTTAAGACTTTATGATAAAAATAATGTATTAAACTATGCCAATGGAGAAAGTATCAAACATACGCTTTTTTATCATAGATTAAAGACTTTATATGAAAGTGCCAAAGATGATGAGTTTGAGTATGAGCTTAGTGAAGATTTTTTTAATAGGCAAAAGCTAAACAAGCACCTATGTAATTTGCATTTTTATCCTTCTGGTATTGATTTTATAGAGTTTAAAAAGCTTTTTGATGAAAATATTTCTTTTGATTTTTTTGAAAACTTCATCTATAATTTGCTAGAAGATATTAACAATCAAGAATTGCAAGATTATATCTATCAAGAGCTTACTTTTATCAAAGAACTTATAAAAACACATACTTTAAGTTTTAAGCAAATTTTAGAGCTATTTTTCATGCAAATTGACAATAAAAAACTAAGCAGTGTTGGCGGTGGTGAAGTTACTGTAATGGGGCTTTTAGAAAGTAGGGGGCTTAGTTTTGATGGAGTGATTATTGTTGATTTTAATGATGAGTTTATCCCTAAAAGGGTTTCAAGTGAGTTATTTTTAAATAATGAAATTCGAAAAAAAGCAGGACTTATTACTCATGCTCAAAGAGAAAATTTACAAAGACATTATTATTACACCCTAATAACCAAGGCAAAATTAGTAGGAATTTCTTATGTGGAAAATGAAGAAAAAATCAAGTCAAGATTTTTAAGTGAGCTTGAATTTTCACTCATAGAAGATAGAACATACAGTGACAATGCTTATATAAAATACTTTCAAACACACAAGTGCGATTTTAACCTTGAGCCAATTACACATATAATGGCTAAGCATGATTATTTTAGCAAAGAGCTTACTTTTACGAGATTTCACCTTTTGATAAATTATGGCTTAGATTATTATTATAAATATGTCTTAGGACTAAAAGAACCAAAAGAATTAGAAGATACTCTTAGAGCAAATGAACTAGGAAGTTTTATTCATAAAGCTTTAGAAAAATACTATAAACAAAACAAAAAAGCAAAATATTTTGACTATGAAAAATTTATGGATATTGTAAAAAATTTGAAAGATTACAAAATCGATGCTTTAAATTTAGCTTTAATGCAAGCAATGTTTAAAGAATTTCAGGTGCTTGAAAATGAGCATTTTGAACAAGGCTTTATGGTAAGAGATTGTGAATTTTCACAAAAAAAAGATTTTATCGCTGAAAATGGAGTTAAAATTACTATTTTTGGACGTTTAGATAGATTAGATGAAAATGAAGATGAAAAATTAGTCATAGATTATAAAACTGGGAAAATAGATGAAAAAACTTACCAGCTTGCCTTTTATAAGTTTTTATTAGAGGATACATACCCTTTAGAAAATATAAATGCTTGTTTTTATGATTTAAAAAATATGAAAATCATTTATGAAAATACTGAAAGTGAAAAGGTGCAAGAGCTTAAAGACATGCTTAATGAGCTTGCAAAAGATCCTTTAGAAAAAGAATTTACTAATCAAAGAAATGATAATACCTATAGTCCTTATACTATGCTTTATAAAAAGGAGTTTAAGCTTTGA